In a genomic window of Helianthus annuus cultivar XRQ/B chromosome 10, HanXRQr2.0-SUNRISE, whole genome shotgun sequence:
- the LOC110880857 gene encoding probable methyltransferase PMT24 isoform X2: protein MKLRGRAAGIIVTWIEVHSSTQNENGFAAALRDLKVRVMNVVPLDSPDTLPIIYERGLFGIYHDWCESFNTYPRTYDLLHADHLLSGLKKSTLQGGFELPTRLSVAAADCIIALSVALAKKGMVSNPS, encoded by the exons atGAAACTACGAGGCAGAGCGGCTGGGATCATAGTCACCTGGATCGAGGTACACTCTAGTACACAGAACGAAAACGG ATTTGCTGCTGCATTGAGAGATCTGAAAGTCAGGGTGATGAATGTGGTGCCACTTGATTCCCCAGATACACTTCCAATTATATACGAACGTGGACTATTTGGGATATATCATGACTGGTGTGAATCATTCAACACTTACCCAAGAACGTACGATCTTCTACATGCTGATCATCTTCTCTCGGGTCTTAAGAAAAG TACTTTGCAAGGTGGGTTTGAGTTACCGACACGTCTTTCGGTGGCTGCAGCAGATTGTATTATAGCTCTTAGTGTCGCATTGGCGAAAAAGGGAATGGTTTCTAATCCTTCATGA
- the LOC110880857 gene encoding probable methyltransferase PMT26 isoform X1 translates to MGMGIVETKSRVYPKRVKNMKLRGRAAGIIVTWIEVHSSTQNENGFAAALRDLKVRVMNVVPLDSPDTLPIIYERGLFGIYHDWCESFNTYPRTYDLLHADHLLSGLKKSTLQGGFELPTRLSVAAADCIIALSVALAKKGMVSNPS, encoded by the exons ATGGGAATGGGGATAGTTGAAACAAAAAGTAG GGTATatcccaaacgggtcaaaaatatGAAACTACGAGGCAGAGCGGCTGGGATCATAGTCACCTGGATCGAGGTACACTCTAGTACACAGAACGAAAACGG ATTTGCTGCTGCATTGAGAGATCTGAAAGTCAGGGTGATGAATGTGGTGCCACTTGATTCCCCAGATACACTTCCAATTATATACGAACGTGGACTATTTGGGATATATCATGACTGGTGTGAATCATTCAACACTTACCCAAGAACGTACGATCTTCTACATGCTGATCATCTTCTCTCGGGTCTTAAGAAAAG TACTTTGCAAGGTGGGTTTGAGTTACCGACACGTCTTTCGGTGGCTGCAGCAGATTGTATTATAGCTCTTAGTGTCGCATTGGCGAAAAAGGGAATGGTTTCTAATCCTTCATGA